One Desulfovulcanus ferrireducens genomic window carries:
- a CDS encoding ABC transporter ATP-binding protein: MNSTTPLLSLKNISKIYTVKKGLLNKKRLELKAVKDINLDIYPGETIGLVGESGCGKSTLGKIICGLERPTQGQIFWYGQELSWPRKFSPRDIQMIFQDPFSSLNPRQKVKDIIAEPLKINKIGTPKDIQDKVLELAAQVGLSSEHLNRYPHEFSGGQRQRIAIARAISLNPRLIVCDEPVSALDVSVQAQILKLLKRLQTEFNLTYLFISHDLAVVKYLCQRIAVMYLGGLVEIASKKELYSSPKHPYTQALIKAIPIPDPEIQTATIPNTSTDTNTNTYFELPSPINPPSGCSFHPRCPQKMDICTHKKPSWATISPNHRVRCFLYEKP; the protein is encoded by the coding sequence ATGAACTCAACAACTCCATTATTATCCCTTAAAAACATCAGTAAGATATACACGGTAAAAAAAGGCCTTTTAAACAAAAAAAGGCTCGAGTTAAAAGCCGTCAAGGATATTAACCTGGATATCTATCCTGGAGAAACTATTGGTCTTGTTGGCGAATCCGGGTGCGGCAAATCTACCCTGGGCAAGATCATCTGCGGGTTGGAGCGGCCTACACAGGGTCAAATCTTCTGGTATGGCCAGGAACTTTCCTGGCCCCGAAAATTTTCTCCCCGGGATATACAGATGATTTTTCAGGACCCCTTTTCATCGCTAAATCCACGGCAAAAAGTAAAAGATATCATTGCCGAGCCTTTAAAAATCAACAAAATAGGTACCCCAAAAGATATCCAGGACAAGGTTCTAGAGCTGGCCGCTCAAGTGGGCCTTTCATCTGAACACCTTAACCGCTATCCCCATGAATTCAGCGGAGGACAAAGACAGAGGATAGCCATAGCCAGGGCCATCAGCCTTAACCCCAGACTGATTGTCTGTGATGAACCGGTCTCTGCCCTGGATGTATCTGTGCAGGCCCAGATACTTAAGCTTTTAAAAAGATTGCAAACAGAGTTCAATTTGACATATTTATTCATTTCCCACGATCTGGCTGTGGTCAAGTATCTTTGCCAGCGCATAGCGGTTATGTATCTCGGAGGACTGGTGGAGATAGCCAGCAAAAAAGAACTCTACTCGTCCCCCAAACATCCTTATACGCAGGCCCTGATCAAGGCTATCCCCATTCCTGACCCTGAAATACAAACCGCCACCATCCCCAATACCAGCACTGACACAAACACTAACACATACTTTGAACTTCCAAGCCCTATAAACCCACCATCAGGATGCAGCTTTCATCCTCGTTGCCCACAAAAAATGGACATTTGTACACACAAAAAACCATCCTGGGCCACGATTTCACCAAATCATAGGGTGCGCTGTTTTTTGTACGAGAAGCCTTGA
- a CDS encoding peptidase U32 family protein — MTFDRTHNPEPTTQSRPEILAPAGSEDSFLAAIAAGADAIYCGLKHFSARMEAENFSISQLAGLTELAHTRGIKVYVALNTLVKEDDLDSAGRLLDRLNQYVHPDALIISDLSLVNLARQVDYRGEIHLSTLGDLSLKSGLALAKNLGISRVVLPRELNIDEIKALASDSPIDLEIFVHGALCYAVSGRCYWSSFLGGKSGLRGRCVQPCRRLYTYKGIRQRFFSCLDLSLDVLTKPLLSIPRIKSWKIEGRKKGPHYVYYTVRAYQILRDHKDAQMKKMALELLDQALGRNRTHYYFLPQRPYNPIAPKNQSGSGKFIGKVQGPAEKPFFTPREELIPGDLLRVGFEDEKGHHLVKIRKRIPKRGKFHLSKKVTKNTPIFLIDRQEPELTSKIKALKEKLGSLETEKQGIKVLSSNFKPHIPQPKKSKSKHATASLDLNIFRQPVRTTSKAPLGYWLSLDFKKGVQFKAITNKWFVLPPVIWPGEEKAWQKLIEHLVKKRARNFILNAIWQMGLFPKNKKLNLWAGPFCNTSNSLTILTLKQVGFAGAIVSPELERDSFLALPEHSPLPLGIVLKGLWPLCISRTFSDDLKTREPFTSPKQETAWAITYDKNYYLFPNWEINLSEYKNILSQAGYSLFIYIHEPIPPKIKLKKRAGLWNWKHKLL, encoded by the coding sequence ATGACTTTTGACCGCACTCATAACCCAGAACCCACAACTCAGAGCCGCCCGGAAATTCTGGCCCCGGCAGGGAGTGAAGACTCCTTCCTGGCAGCCATAGCTGCGGGGGCCGATGCCATCTATTGCGGTCTAAAGCACTTTTCCGCGCGCATGGAGGCTGAAAATTTCTCCATCAGTCAGCTCGCAGGGCTAACAGAGCTAGCCCACACCAGAGGAATCAAAGTCTATGTGGCCTTAAACACGCTGGTCAAGGAAGATGACCTGGACAGCGCTGGCCGCCTTTTGGATCGCTTGAACCAATATGTTCATCCCGATGCCTTAATTATCTCTGACTTGAGCCTTGTTAACCTGGCCCGGCAGGTAGATTATAGAGGAGAAATACATTTATCGACCCTGGGAGATCTAAGCTTAAAATCCGGGTTGGCTTTGGCCAAAAACCTGGGAATCTCAAGGGTTGTGTTGCCCAGAGAACTAAACATTGATGAAATTAAAGCTTTGGCTTCTGACTCGCCCATAGACCTGGAAATCTTTGTTCATGGTGCGCTCTGTTACGCTGTTTCCGGCCGGTGTTATTGGAGTAGCTTTTTAGGAGGGAAAAGCGGGCTAAGGGGCAGGTGCGTACAGCCTTGCCGTCGATTATACACCTACAAGGGGATAAGACAAAGATTCTTTTCCTGCCTGGATTTAAGCCTGGATGTCCTGACCAAACCACTATTGTCCATACCGCGTATCAAGTCCTGGAAAATCGAGGGTCGCAAGAAAGGTCCCCATTATGTCTATTATACTGTGCGTGCCTATCAGATTTTGCGCGACCATAAAGATGCACAGATGAAAAAAATGGCCCTGGAACTCCTTGATCAAGCCTTGGGCAGAAACAGAACCCATTATTATTTTCTACCCCAGCGCCCATATAACCCAATAGCCCCGAAAAACCAGAGTGGATCAGGAAAATTTATTGGCAAGGTCCAGGGCCCGGCAGAAAAACCTTTTTTTACGCCCAGAGAAGAACTTATTCCCGGCGATCTTCTGCGAGTTGGTTTTGAAGATGAAAAAGGGCATCACTTGGTCAAAATTAGAAAAAGAATACCTAAAAGAGGAAAATTTCACCTTTCAAAAAAAGTAACAAAAAACACCCCTATCTTTCTTATAGACCGTCAGGAGCCAGAACTAACGTCTAAAATCAAAGCCCTGAAGGAGAAACTTGGAAGCTTGGAAACGGAGAAACAGGGAATCAAAGTACTTTCTTCTAACTTTAAGCCTCATATCCCTCAGCCCAAAAAGTCGAAGAGCAAGCATGCGACAGCTTCTCTGGACCTGAATATCTTTCGCCAACCAGTTAGGACCACAAGTAAAGCCCCTCTTGGCTACTGGCTAAGCCTGGATTTTAAAAAAGGCGTGCAATTCAAGGCCATAACAAACAAGTGGTTTGTCCTGCCTCCGGTTATCTGGCCCGGTGAAGAAAAGGCCTGGCAGAAACTCATTGAGCATCTGGTAAAAAAAAGAGCCAGAAATTTTATTTTAAATGCCATCTGGCAAATGGGCTTGTTCCCGAAGAACAAGAAACTCAACTTATGGGCAGGACCTTTTTGTAACACCAGTAATAGCCTGACTATACTCACCCTAAAACAAGTGGGCTTTGCCGGCGCGATTGTCAGCCCTGAACTTGAGAGAGACAGTTTTTTGGCTCTTCCGGAGCATAGCCCTCTGCCACTGGGCATAGTTCTCAAAGGACTTTGGCCCCTGTGTATTTCGCGCACATTTTCAGATGATCTCAAAACCAGAGAGCCATTTACAAGCCCTAAACAGGAAACGGCCTGGGCCATCACCTATGATAAAAACTACTATCTCTTCCCCAACTGGGAGATAAACCTTTCTGAATACA